One part of the Halobacteria archaeon AArc-dxtr1 genome encodes these proteins:
- a CDS encoding HAD family hydrolase, with amino-acid sequence MAPYDAIYFDLDSTLCEPTAARDALLQSAFDQAGVEQFCSVAQLRHASQDVRDAQTDREFFEQVFAATARRVGADPATAPDLADAYLDVYDPRGVRFRPGAERALEYASERGPVGLITNGSEETQSQKLAALGVTDLFDTTVFVDPRNGVPPKPDPAPFERALGALSVDPSAALHVGDNRYADIGGANRVGMDSAWIDLGHGAGEYDDGEYGPEHEPTYELETLETFDRIV; translated from the coding sequence ATGGCGCCGTACGACGCGATCTACTTCGATCTCGACAGCACGCTCTGTGAGCCAACCGCAGCGCGCGATGCGCTGCTGCAGAGCGCCTTCGATCAGGCCGGGGTCGAGCAGTTCTGTAGCGTCGCCCAGCTTCGCCACGCCTCACAGGACGTCAGAGACGCTCAGACCGATCGGGAGTTCTTCGAACAGGTCTTCGCGGCGACCGCCCGACGGGTTGGCGCCGATCCCGCGACCGCCCCCGACCTCGCGGACGCGTATCTCGACGTCTACGATCCGCGGGGCGTTCGGTTCCGCCCCGGCGCCGAGCGCGCCCTCGAGTACGCAAGCGAGCGCGGTCCTGTCGGACTCATCACCAACGGCAGCGAGGAAACGCAGTCCCAGAAGTTAGCCGCACTCGGCGTCACCGACCTCTTCGATACCACGGTGTTCGTCGACCCGCGAAACGGCGTTCCGCCGAAGCCGGATCCGGCGCCGTTCGAGCGTGCACTCGGGGCGCTCTCCGTCGATCCCTCCGCCGCGCTCCACGTCGGCGATAACCGCTATGCCGATATCGGCGGGGCGAACCGGGTGGGCATGGATTCGGCCTGGATCGACCTCGGTCACGGCGCGGGTGAGTACGACGACGGTGAGTACGGCCCCGAACACGAACCGACGTACGAACTCGAGACGCTCGAGACGTTCGACAGAATCGTCTGA
- a CDS encoding SprT-like domain-containing protein: MAESDRTAADPAAVDDLTVDDELLARARIHAREVVAGSDIDVDLGRVEWDVSSRATRRAGCCRWNRDREVATIVLTRRAYEAYEWDDFAAVVRHELVHASQFQHEGESGHGPQFRRLAARVDAPRHCEAFAEPRYVLCCLADDCDWQAGRHRASDPVRTPSRYRCGDCGGDYVVSHVESGRTWTTAAGYGGAKAAVGDEW, translated from the coding sequence GTGGCAGAGTCAGATCGAACCGCCGCCGATCCCGCCGCTGTCGACGACCTCACCGTCGACGACGAACTCCTCGCGCGGGCTCGAATCCACGCCCGTGAGGTCGTCGCGGGGTCAGACATAGACGTCGACCTCGGTCGGGTCGAGTGGGACGTCTCGTCGCGCGCCACCCGCCGGGCTGGCTGCTGTCGGTGGAACCGCGACCGTGAGGTGGCGACGATCGTCCTGACCAGACGGGCCTACGAGGCCTACGAGTGGGACGACTTTGCCGCGGTTGTACGCCACGAACTCGTCCACGCCAGCCAGTTCCAGCACGAGGGCGAGTCCGGCCACGGACCACAATTTCGGCGGCTCGCGGCCCGGGTCGACGCGCCCCGTCACTGTGAGGCGTTTGCCGAACCGCGGTACGTGCTGTGCTGTCTCGCCGACGACTGCGACTGGCAGGCGGGCAGACACCGTGCCTCCGATCCAGTGCGGACACCCTCTCGGTATCGCTGTGGCGACTGTGGCGGCGACTACGTCGTCTCACATGTCGAGAGTGGACGTACCTGGACCACAGCTGCGGGCTACGGTGGCGCGAAGGCCGCGGTCGGCGACGAGTGGTGA
- a CDS encoding purine nucleoside permease, whose translation MTDSSLPDPRPPGDDPVRPRALVLPAVAAPPLDERGPWLEREKVDDALNVPSLETPLYLTDAEVAITTTGIGKSDAATTVAAMTASPAVDLSDAYVVSAGIGGAAPERAALGSVFVADAVVDWDRKHRWDRAEVGEDHSGSDSPGGWDDGERPIDLLSYRPRDYVRELDEELVAAALEAADGVDLATDETVREYQRGYPDAPADGPTVDVGTTVCGDEFWHGPHFAAEVDWLCEAYGVGPYATTQMEDAATATALERFGLGDRYLSVRAVANYDRSAPGESVEESFDGIPESLELGIENAARVGSAVVGQLVERDPLGIR comes from the coding sequence ATGACCGACAGTTCCCTTCCGGATCCTCGACCACCGGGCGACGACCCCGTCCGTCCGCGCGCGCTCGTGCTCCCGGCCGTCGCCGCGCCGCCACTGGACGAGCGCGGACCGTGGCTCGAGCGTGAGAAGGTCGACGACGCCCTCAACGTTCCAAGTCTCGAGACGCCGCTGTACCTCACCGACGCCGAGGTCGCTATCACGACGACCGGTATCGGCAAGAGCGACGCCGCGACGACGGTCGCCGCGATGACCGCCTCGCCCGCAGTCGACCTCTCGGACGCCTACGTCGTCTCCGCCGGCATCGGCGGCGCGGCCCCCGAACGAGCCGCACTCGGATCGGTGTTCGTCGCCGACGCGGTGGTCGACTGGGACCGAAAGCACCGCTGGGATCGGGCCGAGGTGGGCGAAGACCACTCGGGTAGTGATTCGCCGGGCGGATGGGACGACGGCGAGCGTCCGATCGACCTCCTCTCCTACCGGCCCCGGGACTACGTTCGCGAACTGGACGAGGAGCTGGTCGCCGCCGCGCTCGAGGCCGCCGACGGGGTCGACCTAGCGACCGACGAGACCGTCCGGGAGTACCAGCGCGGGTATCCGGATGCGCCAGCCGATGGTCCGACCGTCGACGTCGGGACGACGGTCTGTGGCGACGAGTTCTGGCATGGACCGCACTTCGCCGCAGAGGTCGACTGGCTCTGTGAGGCCTACGGCGTCGGGCCGTACGCGACCACGCAGATGGAGGACGCAGCGACGGCGACCGCCCTCGAGCGCTTCGGTCTCGGCGATCGGTACCTGAGCGTGCGCGCGGTCGCGAACTACGACCGGTCGGCCCCGGGAGAGTCAGTCGAGGAGAGCTTCGACGGGATTCCCGAGAGCCTCGAACTGGGGATCGAGAACGCCGCACGCGTCGGCTCGGCGGTCGTCGGGCAGCTGGTCGAGCGCGATCCACTCGGCATACGCTGA
- a CDS encoding 2-amino-3,7-dideoxy-D-threo-hept-6-ulosonate synthase: MSTGIDARLERIGTGGRYVVVPMDHGTTLGPVAGLKEIESTIDAITAGGADAVLTQKGIAPRVHPNKNGKGFIVHLNGSTSMGPDSNDKRLTGTVEDAIRAGADAVSFHINVGSNYEPDQITQLAELTSEAERFGIPVLAMAYARGPDVDPEDPESLGHAVRLAEEVGAHVIKTGYSGDAESFEHVCEATSRPVLIAGGARGSDRETMAMVRGAMDAGAAGVSMGRSIFQHEEPGAITRAVAAVVHDDADPDEALAEAGLAIEI; this comes from the coding sequence ATGAGTACCGGAATCGACGCACGACTCGAACGGATCGGGACAGGGGGACGATACGTCGTCGTTCCCATGGACCACGGCACGACACTGGGGCCAGTCGCCGGCCTCAAAGAAATTGAATCGACGATCGACGCGATCACGGCGGGCGGCGCAGACGCCGTCCTCACCCAGAAGGGGATCGCCCCCCGCGTCCATCCGAACAAGAACGGGAAAGGGTTCATCGTTCACCTGAACGGCTCGACCTCGATGGGTCCCGACTCGAACGACAAGCGCCTCACGGGCACCGTCGAGGACGCGATCCGGGCCGGCGCCGACGCCGTCTCCTTCCACATCAACGTCGGCTCGAACTACGAGCCAGACCAGATTACTCAGCTCGCCGAGCTGACCTCCGAGGCCGAGCGCTTCGGGATTCCCGTCCTGGCGATGGCCTACGCCCGCGGCCCCGACGTCGATCCTGAGGACCCAGAATCGCTCGGACACGCGGTTCGACTCGCCGAGGAGGTCGGCGCTCACGTCATCAAGACGGGCTACAGCGGCGACGCCGAGAGCTTCGAGCACGTCTGCGAGGCGACGAGTCGCCCGGTCCTCATCGCCGGCGGCGCACGCGGCTCGGATCGCGAGACGATGGCGATGGTTCGTGGCGCGATGGACGCCGGCGCCGCCGGTGTCTCGATGGGGCGTTCGATCTTCCAGCACGAAGAGCCCGGTGCGATCACTCGCGCCGTCGCGGCCGTCGTCCACGACGACGCAGATCCGGACGAGGCACTCGCGGAAGCTGGGCTGGCGATCGAGATCTGA
- the trpA gene encoding tryptophan synthase subunit alpha — MRSDLKAAFADSPAFVPYLAAGDPNYEASLEYVEAVARGGADVIELGLPFSEPIAEGPTIQGAVTRALDAGMTPERFFAFVEELDVDVPLVCMTYYNLIYQYGADDGPRPFVERAAEAGLSGFVVPDLPAEEADPLREACDEFGLDLIFIVAPTTRGERLARMMERVSGYVYVQARLGTTGAREDVSDQTGASLERLDEWEIPKAVGFGIKTGDHAERIVGAGADGIIVGSALIDIIAAGETDDRSVAETAAQLEELARELKAGALRGAGSLPEPEHP, encoded by the coding sequence ATGAGGAGCGACCTCAAGGCCGCATTCGCCGACAGCCCGGCGTTCGTCCCCTACCTGGCCGCGGGCGACCCGAATTACGAGGCCTCTCTCGAGTACGTCGAGGCGGTCGCTCGCGGCGGCGCCGACGTTATCGAACTCGGCCTCCCGTTTTCGGAGCCGATCGCCGAAGGCCCAACGATCCAGGGGGCCGTCACCCGCGCTCTCGATGCTGGCATGACCCCCGAGCGCTTCTTCGCGTTCGTCGAGGAACTCGACGTTGACGTGCCGCTGGTCTGTATGACCTACTACAACTTGATCTACCAGTACGGCGCGGACGATGGGCCTCGACCGTTCGTCGAGCGCGCCGCCGAGGCTGGCCTCTCCGGCTTCGTCGTGCCCGACCTGCCCGCTGAGGAGGCCGACCCCCTTCGGGAGGCCTGCGACGAGTTCGGCCTCGACCTGATCTTCATCGTCGCGCCGACAACCCGTGGCGAGCGCTTAGCGCGAATGATGGAGCGCGTCTCGGGCTACGTCTACGTCCAGGCCCGGCTCGGGACGACGGGCGCTCGAGAGGACGTCTCGGACCAGACCGGCGCCAGCTTAGAACGCCTCGACGAGTGGGAGATCCCCAAGGCGGTCGGCTTCGGCATCAAGACCGGCGACCACGCAGAACGGATCGTCGGCGCCGGCGCCGACGGGATCATCGTCGGCAGCGCGCTTATCGACATCATCGCCGCGGGCGAGACGGACGATCGATCGGTTGCAGAAACCGCAGCCCAGCTCGAGGAGTTGGCTCGGGAGCTAAAAGCCGGCGCCCTCCGCGGTGCGGGGTCGCTTCCAGAACCAGAACATCCATAA
- the trpB gene encoding tryptophan synthase subunit beta, which yields MSETDHETDDRGADDGRETGNGESSGAFGRYGGQYVPEALMPALEELTDAYERYVLENEDGFMDEFRARLRDFGGRPTPLQRADQLSERYDCEVYLKREDLLHGGAHKLNNALGQVLLAKYMGKERIIAETGAGQHGTATAMAAAHLDMPCEIYMGRTDINRQRPNVFRMRINGAEVNPVDAGRGTLKEAISETMRDWSKTVEDTHYVIGSVVGPHPFPAMVRDFQAVISEEAREQCRDQLGGLPDAVVACAGGGSNTMGAFAEFVSDADVSLYAVEAGGSSLEVDEEAGVAPNSATLSTGEEGVLHGARTQLLQDSHGQIMESHSISAGLDYAGVGPELAYLVGEGRVTPVNVGDQAALEAFHRLSTDEGIIPALETAHAFGFLHEAVEAGEKVGETVVVNVSGRGDKDLETVIEETEKRGLEAAPDLSVFESGGGL from the coding sequence ATGAGCGAGACGGACCACGAGACTGACGATCGCGGAGCCGACGACGGTCGCGAAACCGGCAACGGCGAGTCATCCGGTGCGTTCGGTCGGTACGGCGGCCAGTACGTTCCTGAGGCGTTGATGCCGGCTTTAGAGGAACTCACAGACGCCTACGAACGCTACGTTTTGGAGAACGAAGATGGCTTCATGGACGAGTTCCGCGCCCGACTGCGGGACTTCGGCGGCCGGCCGACGCCGCTGCAGCGCGCCGACCAGCTCTCCGAGCGCTACGACTGCGAAGTGTACCTCAAACGCGAGGACCTCCTCCACGGCGGCGCCCACAAGCTGAACAACGCTCTCGGACAGGTGCTGCTGGCGAAGTATATGGGCAAAGAGCGGATCATCGCCGAGACCGGCGCCGGCCAGCACGGCACCGCGACGGCGATGGCAGCAGCCCACCTCGATATGCCCTGTGAGATCTACATGGGCCGAACTGACATCAACCGCCAGCGCCCCAACGTGTTCCGGATGCGGATCAACGGCGCCGAGGTCAACCCCGTCGACGCCGGCCGGGGAACCCTAAAAGAGGCGATCTCCGAGACGATGCGCGACTGGTCGAAAACGGTCGAAGACACCCACTACGTCATCGGTTCCGTGGTTGGTCCCCATCCGTTCCCCGCGATGGTCCGGGACTTCCAGGCCGTCATCTCCGAGGAGGCTCGCGAGCAGTGTCGCGATCAGCTCGGTGGACTGCCCGACGCCGTCGTCGCCTGTGCCGGTGGCGGCTCGAACACGATGGGCGCGTTCGCCGAGTTCGTTTCGGATGCAGACGTTTCTCTCTACGCCGTCGAAGCTGGCGGATCGAGCCTCGAGGTCGACGAAGAAGCGGGCGTCGCACCGAACTCCGCGACGCTCTCGACCGGCGAGGAGGGCGTCCTCCACGGCGCGCGCACCCAGCTCCTGCAAGACTCACACGGGCAGATTATGGAATCGCACAGCATCTCCGCCGGCCTCGACTACGCCGGCGTCGGCCCCGAGCTGGCCTACCTGGTCGGCGAGGGTCGGGTCACGCCCGTGAACGTCGGCGATCAGGCCGCACTCGAGGCGTTCCACCGGCTCTCGACCGACGAGGGGATCATCCCCGCGTTAGAGACAGCCCACGCCTTTGGCTTCCTCCACGAGGCGGTCGAAGCAGGCGAGAAAGTCGGCGAGACGGTCGTCGTCAACGTCTCCGGTCGCGGCGACAAGGACTTAGAGACCGTCATCGAGGAGACCGAAAAACGGGGACTCGAAGCCGCGCCCGACCTGTCGGTCTTCGAGTCCGGAGGTGGGCTGTAA
- a CDS encoding indole-3-glycerol-phosphate synthase: MDSDTQVAPAVQSILDAARERTADTDRQLSVDSRSFPDALARAEADGRVPVIAEVKPTSPTADGTRADDPVDLATAMVDGGAAAISVLTEPEHFGGSTDALERVRAAVDVPVLRKDFILREAQMDAVEADLLLLIVRFVDDLPALVEAARDRGFQPLVEVHDAAELEVALEAGADIIGVNNRDLTKLEVDLGTFEAVSPQVPDDVTLIAESGISTPADVDRMREAGADALLVGSAIMDHGTDSDVTANTQRVTQT, from the coding sequence ATGGACTCTGATACGCAGGTCGCCCCGGCGGTCCAATCGATCCTCGACGCCGCGCGGGAGCGCACGGCCGATACTGATCGGCAGCTGTCAGTTGACTCGCGCTCGTTCCCGGACGCGCTGGCCCGCGCCGAGGCCGACGGACGCGTCCCCGTGATCGCTGAAGTGAAGCCAACGAGCCCGACTGCCGACGGAACTCGAGCCGACGATCCCGTCGACCTGGCTACCGCGATGGTCGACGGCGGTGCGGCGGCGATCTCCGTGCTCACCGAACCCGAGCACTTCGGCGGTTCGACGGACGCACTCGAACGCGTCCGTGCGGCCGTGGACGTACCGGTCCTTCGCAAGGACTTCATCCTGCGCGAAGCGCAGATGGACGCCGTCGAAGCCGATCTCTTGCTTCTCATCGTCCGGTTCGTCGACGACCTCCCCGCGCTGGTCGAGGCCGCCCGCGATCGCGGCTTCCAGCCGCTCGTGGAGGTCCACGACGCAGCCGAACTCGAAGTCGCGCTCGAGGCCGGTGCCGATATCATCGGCGTCAACAACCGCGATCTGACGAAGCTGGAGGTGGATCTGGGCACGTTCGAGGCGGTTTCTCCCCAGGTGCCAGACGACGTGACGCTGATCGCCGAGAGCGGGATCTCGACGCCTGCGGACGTCGACCGGATGCGCGAAGCCGGCGCCGACGCCCTGCTGGTGGGCAGCGCCATTATGGACCACGGGACCGACAGTGATGTTACGGCGAACACCCAGAGGGTGACACAGACATGA
- a CDS encoding MGMT family protein, translating into MVDVTDAGIYARESPYLERYVQVGIASGRVLRVSFPNLPAEDADPTHPTLDRLFEYLDGIEEDDFTDLEVALTVPTEQRSVLEQVRSIPYGDQVDVATLANVTPGLDADESADLTLVRSALDENPAPIVIPDHRVRDGPSAAPPPVEQKLRSLEGL; encoded by the coding sequence ATGGTGGATGTTACGGACGCCGGAATCTATGCGCGGGAGTCGCCGTACTTAGAGCGGTACGTACAGGTGGGGATCGCCAGTGGGCGCGTCCTTCGCGTCTCATTTCCCAATCTGCCGGCAGAGGATGCCGACCCGACGCATCCGACGCTCGATCGTCTGTTCGAATACTTAGACGGGATCGAGGAAGACGACTTTACCGACCTCGAAGTGGCGCTGACCGTCCCGACCGAGCAGCGGTCGGTGCTCGAGCAGGTCCGATCGATCCCCTACGGCGACCAGGTAGATGTCGCGACGCTGGCGAACGTGACGCCGGGGCTCGACGCCGACGAAAGCGCGGATCTGACACTCGTACGAAGCGCATTAGACGAGAATCCGGCACCGATCGTCATCCCCGACCACCGGGTACGGGATGGCCCAAGCGCCGCCCCACCGCCCGTCGAGCAGAAGCTCCGATCGCTCGAGGGGCTATGA
- a CDS encoding CPBP family intramembrane metalloprotease gives MAQWATFAGVTIVVLCLLLVLTHLSERAVSPGDGGATDLSDAAESHPPKPVEWDETQHPPSAPDRSPPASTDSTSPSEYSGQTPDSPSQHTDSPPESSDSSREQPLPQTASSSPADLSTAELLANVALSQGLFAVVLIGAAIYADIPAEAFGIEVSSAYVVSGLLLGTAIGIALYLANEIGAAGATWLGFDHDETLREMLAPESRAGWLVLLIVVLPLIAFFEELLFRAALIGVLSAGFDLSPFVLAVVSSIAFGLGHGIQGSVGVLVTAALGFVLALVFIATGSLLVVVVAHYLINAFEFVVHEGLGLEWASVLESYN, from the coding sequence GTGGCGCAGTGGGCGACGTTCGCGGGCGTAACGATCGTCGTCCTTTGCTTACTCCTCGTCCTGACCCACCTGAGCGAGCGCGCCGTCTCGCCGGGAGACGGCGGTGCTACCGACCTCTCCGACGCCGCGGAGTCTCACCCCCCGAAGCCGGTCGAGTGGGACGAAACGCAGCACCCGCCGTCGGCTCCAGACCGCTCACCTCCGGCCTCGACAGACTCCACCTCTCCGTCCGAGTACTCCGGACAGACGCCCGATTCCCCTTCTCAGCACACCGACTCGCCACCCGAATCGTCCGACTCCTCGCGTGAGCAACCGCTCCCACAGACCGCCTCCTCATCTCCCGCGGACCTCTCTACTGCGGAGTTGCTTGCGAACGTCGCCCTCTCGCAGGGGCTGTTTGCGGTCGTGTTGATCGGTGCGGCAATCTACGCCGATATCCCTGCCGAGGCGTTCGGTATCGAGGTCAGCAGCGCGTACGTCGTCTCCGGCCTCCTCCTCGGAACGGCCATCGGCATCGCCCTCTATCTCGCCAACGAAATCGGGGCTGCGGGCGCGACGTGGCTCGGGTTCGATCACGACGAGACGCTGAGGGAGATGCTCGCTCCAGAGTCCCGAGCCGGATGGCTTGTCCTCCTGATCGTCGTCTTGCCCCTGATCGCCTTTTTCGAGGAACTCCTGTTTCGTGCGGCGCTGATCGGCGTTCTCTCGGCCGGATTCGATCTCTCGCCGTTCGTGCTGGCCGTGGTGTCGTCGATCGCGTTCGGTCTCGGACACGGCATCCAGGGATCGGTCGGCGTCCTCGTCACGGCTGCGCTCGGATTCGTCCTCGCGCTGGTGTTCATCGCCACTGGGAGCCTCCTGGTGGTCGTCGTCGCCCACTACCTGATCAACGCCTTCGAGTTCGTCGTCCACGAGGGGCTCGGACTGGAGTGGGCGAGCGTCCTCGAAAGCTACAATTAA
- the lonB gene encoding ATP-dependent protease LonB: MSNDTNVDDSPDDAPDEVTSEPQEDAEEAGDVGDEPVDDEFDADPDRSSGTVDSDAHGPDVFSSADATEADASEGADPSADSESNAEDPPSPRDDEFDDPDGLEIDGQSPDEADDEIETVEDLGSTVDVDPGVEIDDEHAEDDLLGGLMIDSTDDIEVPDRLVDQVIGQDEARDIIIKAAKQRRHVMMIGSPGTGKSMLAKAMSQLLPREDLQDVLVYHNPDDGNAPKVRTVPAGKGEQIIDAHKEEARKRNQMRSVLMWVIIAVIIAYTILGPPNILLGIIAAAVVWLVFRYTSRGTDAMVPNMIVDNGDQRQAPFEDATGAHAGALLGDVRHDPFQSGGMETPSHDRVEPGSIHKSNKGVLFVDEMNTLDIRTQQKLMTAIQEGEFAITGQSERSSGAMVQTEAVPTDFIMIAAGNLDAMENMHPALRSRIKGYGYEVYMDDTIEDTPEMRRKYARFIAQEVDRDGRLPHFTREAVEELILEAKRRAGRKEHLTLEFRNLGGLVRVAGDIARAEDAELTTREHVLEAKGRSRSIEQQLADDYIDRRKDYELQVTESGVEGRVNGLAVMGEDSGIMLPVMAEIAPAQGGGQVIATGQLKEMAEESVQNVSAIIKKFSDVDLSEKDVHIQFVQAGQQGVDGDSASITVATAVISALEDIPVDQSVAMTGSLSVRGDVLPVGGVTHKIEAAAKAGCKKVIIPKTNEQDVMIEDEYDEMIEIIPCSNISEVLDVALMGEPQKDSLVDRLKQITGSAFDQGVAGHGSNPSPQ; this comes from the coding sequence ATGAGCAACGATACGAACGTCGACGATTCGCCCGACGACGCCCCCGACGAGGTGACTTCCGAGCCTCAAGAAGACGCCGAGGAAGCGGGCGACGTCGGAGACGAACCTGTCGACGATGAATTCGACGCCGACCCGGACCGATCGTCCGGGACCGTCGACTCGGACGCCCACGGTCCGGACGTCTTCTCGAGCGCGGACGCCACGGAGGCAGACGCCAGCGAGGGCGCCGATCCGTCTGCTGACTCCGAGAGCAACGCCGAGGATCCGCCCTCGCCGAGGGACGACGAGTTCGACGATCCGGACGGGCTTGAGATCGACGGCCAATCACCCGACGAAGCCGACGACGAGATCGAAACTGTCGAAGACCTGGGGAGCACTGTCGACGTCGACCCAGGCGTCGAAATCGACGACGAACACGCCGAGGACGATCTCCTCGGTGGGTTGATGATCGATTCGACAGACGACATCGAAGTTCCCGACCGGCTCGTCGATCAGGTGATTGGACAGGACGAGGCCCGAGACATCATCATCAAAGCCGCGAAACAGCGCCGACACGTGATGATGATCGGCTCGCCGGGGACCGGCAAGTCGATGCTGGCCAAAGCGATGAGCCAGCTCCTCCCGAGGGAGGACCTCCAGGACGTCCTCGTCTATCACAACCCCGACGACGGGAACGCGCCGAAGGTTCGGACCGTCCCCGCCGGGAAAGGCGAGCAGATCATCGACGCCCACAAAGAGGAGGCGCGAAAGCGCAACCAGATGCGATCGGTCCTGATGTGGGTCATCATCGCGGTGATCATCGCCTACACTATCTTGGGGCCACCGAACATCCTGCTTGGCATCATCGCCGCAGCAGTCGTCTGGCTCGTCTTCCGCTATACGAGTCGGGGGACAGACGCGATGGTGCCCAACATGATCGTCGACAACGGCGACCAGCGCCAGGCGCCCTTCGAGGACGCCACCGGCGCCCACGCCGGCGCACTACTGGGCGACGTCCGCCACGACCCCTTCCAGTCCGGGGGTATGGAGACGCCCAGCCACGACCGCGTCGAGCCCGGCTCGATCCACAAGTCCAACAAGGGCGTGCTGTTCGTCGACGAGATGAACACGCTCGACATCCGCACTCAGCAGAAGCTGATGACGGCGATCCAGGAGGGCGAGTTCGCGATTACGGGCCAGTCCGAGCGCTCCTCGGGTGCGATGGTCCAGACCGAAGCCGTCCCGACGGACTTCATCATGATCGCAGCGGGGAACTTAGACGCGATGGAGAACATGCACCCCGCACTCCGCAGCCGCATCAAGGGCTACGGCTACGAGGTGTACATGGACGACACCATCGAGGACACCCCCGAGATGCGCCGGAAGTACGCCCGCTTCATCGCCCAGGAGGTCGACCGCGACGGTCGCCTCCCGCACTTCACTCGCGAGGCCGTCGAGGAGCTCATCCTCGAAGCCAAGCGCCGGGCGGGCCGCAAGGAACACCTCACCCTCGAGTTCCGGAACCTCGGCGGACTCGTCCGCGTCGCCGGCGACATCGCCCGCGCGGAGGACGCCGAGCTCACGACCCGCGAGCACGTCCTCGAGGCCAAGGGCCGCTCGCGGTCGATCGAGCAACAGCTCGCCGACGACTACATCGACCGCCGCAAGGACTACGAGCTGCAGGTCACCGAGAGCGGCGTCGAAGGCCGGGTCAACGGCCTCGCCGTCATGGGTGAGGACTCCGGGATCATGCTGCCCGTGATGGCCGAGATCGCGCCCGCCCAGGGCGGCGGACAGGTGATCGCCACCGGCCAGCTCAAGGAGATGGCCGAGGAGTCCGTCCAGAACGTCTCGGCGATCATCAAGAAGTTCTCCGACGTCGACCTCTCGGAGAAAGACGTCCACATCCAGTTCGTCCAGGCCGGCCAGCAGGGTGTCGACGGCGATTCGGCCTCCATCACGGTGGCGACCGCGGTCATCAGCGCCTTAGAGGACATCCCCGTCGATCAGTCGGTCGCGATGACCGGCTCGCTCTCCGTGCGCGGTGACGTCCTCCCGGTCGGTGGCGTCACCCACAAGATTGAGGCTGCGGCGAAAGCTGGTTGCAAGAAGGTCATCATTCCCAAGACCAACGAGCAAGACGTGATGATCGAAGACGAGTACGACGAGATGATCGAGATTATCCCCTGCTCGAACATCAGCGAGGTCTTAGACGTCGCCCTCATGGGCGAACCCCAGAAAGACTCGCTGGTCGATCGTCTCAAACAGATCACCGGTTCGGCGTTCGATCAGGGCGTCGCCGGTCACGGCTCCAACCCGAGTCCCCAGTAG